Proteins from one Candidatus Omnitrophota bacterium genomic window:
- a CDS encoding GuaB3 family IMP dehydrogenase-related protein — MAQFFIGVERKARRCYGFDEIALVPGQVTYNPEEVDTSWALGKKTYNVPILAAAMDGVVDVKFAIAMGKFGGIAVLNLEGVQTRYENPEEVLDRISRATPEEATQLVQTIYEEPIKEKLISKRIEQIKRAKVPAVVSAIPQRAERFGSIAQEAGADAFLVQSTVTTVKHVAKSYKVLDFYKFCKMMKVPVVIGNCVTYEVALDLMDTGCSGLLIGIGPGAACTTRGVLGIGVPQVTATIDCAAARDAYYKKKKRYVPIITDGGMSTGGDICKAFACGADAVMVGSAFARSKEAPGRGCHWGMATPHSNLPRGTRIRVGVTGSLEEILYGPAKVDDGSQNLMGALQTSMGNVGAKSIKEMHKTNIIIAPSIQTEGKVFQVAQRVGMGK, encoded by the coding sequence ATGGCACAATTTTTTATAGGCGTTGAGAGAAAAGCAAGAAGGTGTTATGGTTTTGATGAAATAGCGCTCGTCCCGGGCCAAGTTACATACAACCCGGAAGAGGTCGATACGTCGTGGGCTCTTGGTAAAAAAACCTACAATGTTCCGATACTTGCCGCGGCTATGGACGGAGTCGTAGACGTAAAGTTCGCTATCGCTATGGGAAAGTTCGGTGGCATAGCTGTGCTGAACCTTGAAGGCGTGCAGACAAGATACGAAAATCCCGAAGAAGTTTTAGACAGAATATCCCGCGCTACCCCGGAAGAGGCCACTCAACTTGTTCAAACCATCTACGAAGAGCCGATAAAAGAAAAACTTATATCGAAACGCATCGAGCAGATAAAGCGCGCCAAGGTACCGGCTGTCGTAAGCGCCATACCGCAGAGAGCGGAGCGGTTCGGGTCTATCGCGCAGGAAGCCGGAGCCGACGCGTTTTTAGTTCAATCGACCGTGACCACGGTCAAGCACGTCGCGAAGAGTTACAAAGTTCTAGATTTCTATAAGTTCTGCAAGATGATGAAGGTGCCGGTCGTTATCGGCAACTGCGTTACTTATGAGGTTGCGTTAGATTTGATGGACACCGGCTGTAGCGGCCTTCTTATAGGTATAGGCCCCGGCGCCGCATGTACGACTCGCGGCGTTCTCGGGATAGGCGTGCCTCAGGTTACCGCCACTATTGACTGCGCGGCGGCGAGGGACGCATATTACAAAAAGAAAAAGAGATATGTTCCGATAATAACCGACGGTGGAATGTCTACCGGCGGCGATATATGCAAGGCGTTCGCCTGCGGCGCGGACGCGGTAATGGTCGGCTCCGCATTCGCCAGGTCGAAAGAAGCTCCGGGCAGAGGATGTCACTGGGGCATGGCCACTCCGCACTCGAATCTACCGAGAGGCACCAGGATACGCGTCGGTGTTACCGGTAGCTTAGAAGAGATACTCTACGGCCCCGCGAAAGTCGATGATGGTTCGCAAAATCTTATGGGCGCTTTACAGACGTCCATGGGTAATGTCGGAGCTAAATCCATAAAAGAGATGCACAAGACCAATATCATCATCGCACCATCGATACAGACAGAAGGAAAAGTATTCCAAGTCGCTCAACGGGTTGGAATGGGAAAATAG
- a CDS encoding DNA polymerase III subunit alpha: MQHSDFVHLHLHTQFSLLDGACQLDSLMQKIRDCRMGACAITDHGNMFGAIEFYTMAMKNGIKPIIGSEVYIAPGSRFEKSSHGIHDASFHLLLLAKNETGYKNLMKLVSAGFLEGFYYRPRIDKEILAKHKDGLICMSACLKGEIPHLIHTNQIEQARKTIDEYRSLFGKENFYLEIQDNLIPEQEKVNKELIKMGKEMGVGLVATNDIHYLEKEHARAHETLLCIQTQTTMDDPNRMRLQTDEFYFKTRDQMMRSFGGVAPEAIKNTMVIAEKCNLELDFKHHHLPNYKVPEGKTREGYLRELVFEGIKKRYPVAEKSVYDRVEHELKVIENFGYPSYFLIAWDFVNYAKNSGIPVGPGRGSAAGSVVSYALGITSIDPLKYDLLFERFLNPERISLPDIDIDFCYVRRGEVIDYVVKKYSKDNVAQIITFGTMMAKAVIRDTGRALGMPYADVDRIAKLIPNDLNMTLNHALEQESELRNLYKMDSKIAQLIDTSLVLEGLTRHASTHAAGVVISEEPLVNYAPLYKIQEGQITTAYPATSLEKIGLLKMDLLGLRTLTVISEALKIIRRTKGVDLDIDAISLEDPKTYKLLANAESVGVFQLESSGMRDLLKKLKPERFEDIIALLALFRPGPIGSGMLDDFMKRKHGEVKIRYDHPLLEPILKETNGVILYQEQVMRVASSLAGFSLAQADNLRRAMAKKVPEVMTQMRELFIAGGSKNRIDQKTSGKIFDQIEYFAGYGFNKSHSAAYALVSFRTAYLKANFPVEFMTALLTSEKDNLDKIALYIGEAQKMGIKILPPDANESYANFTVVGDSIRFGLLAIKNVGEGAIDSIIKMRQSSGKFKSLYDFTEKVDSRLVNRKVVESLIKCGAMDSFGFYRSQLSAMIDKALEIAGGIQKDRANGQLSFFDKFEDQDNFKKSYQEVPNIPEWPENQLLAFEKELLGFYITNHPLARFEKILKTYSTCPTTELKSCADGAEVLIGGIISKVKFTVTRKTNEKMAIVSLEDLNGTVEVLIFPATFQKVANLVKQDAILFIKGRLSLREDAPKIVANEVASLESVKMKYTKVVSIDLLTAGLEAGALEKLKKVLGRYPGGIPVYLTFTKPDGKRMRMNANNTLAVEPHEGLVRDIEKIFGRDVVTFRT, from the coding sequence ATGCAACACTCTGACTTCGTCCATCTGCATCTACATACGCAGTTTAGCCTGCTTGATGGCGCCTGCCAGCTTGACAGCCTTATGCAGAAGATCCGCGACTGCCGCATGGGCGCATGCGCTATTACGGATCACGGAAATATGTTCGGCGCCATAGAGTTCTACACCATGGCGATGAAAAACGGCATAAAGCCTATCATCGGCAGTGAAGTGTATATAGCCCCCGGTTCAAGATTCGAAAAATCTAGCCACGGCATTCATGATGCCTCGTTCCACCTCCTTCTGCTCGCTAAGAATGAAACAGGGTATAAGAACCTTATGAAGCTTGTTTCGGCAGGTTTCCTCGAAGGTTTTTACTACCGCCCCAGGATCGACAAAGAGATACTCGCCAAGCATAAGGACGGGCTTATCTGCATGAGCGCTTGTCTTAAAGGCGAGATACCGCACCTTATCCATACCAATCAGATAGAACAGGCCAGGAAAACGATAGACGAATATCGTTCACTTTTCGGTAAGGAAAATTTCTATCTTGAAATACAGGATAATCTCATACCCGAACAGGAAAAAGTAAACAAAGAGCTTATTAAAATGGGTAAAGAGATGGGCGTAGGGCTCGTTGCCACAAACGATATCCATTATCTGGAAAAAGAGCACGCCAGGGCGCATGAGACACTCTTGTGCATTCAGACCCAGACGACTATGGACGACCCGAACAGGATGCGCCTGCAGACCGATGAGTTCTATTTCAAGACACGCGACCAGATGATGCGCAGTTTCGGGGGAGTGGCGCCCGAGGCTATTAAAAATACCATGGTTATTGCCGAGAAATGCAATCTTGAGCTTGATTTCAAGCATCACCACCTCCCTAATTATAAAGTGCCGGAAGGTAAGACGAGAGAAGGGTATTTAAGGGAGCTCGTTTTCGAGGGTATAAAAAAAAGGTATCCCGTAGCCGAAAAGAGCGTTTATGACCGGGTGGAGCACGAGCTGAAAGTTATCGAGAACTTTGGGTATCCGAGTTACTTTTTGATCGCATGGGATTTTGTGAACTACGCGAAGAATAGCGGCATACCTGTGGGGCCGGGCAGAGGAAGCGCCGCCGGTAGCGTAGTAAGTTACGCGCTCGGGATAACGAGCATTGACCCTTTGAAGTATGATCTGCTTTTTGAGCGTTTTTTAAACCCCGAACGTATAAGCCTGCCCGATATAGATATCGATTTTTGCTATGTCAGGCGCGGCGAAGTCATAGATTACGTCGTAAAGAAATATTCCAAGGATAACGTCGCACAGATAATAACGTTCGGCACCATGATGGCGAAAGCCGTCATCCGGGATACCGGCCGGGCGCTCGGGATGCCGTATGCCGATGTCGATAGGATCGCCAAGCTCATACCAAACGACCTGAATATGACGCTTAACCACGCGCTCGAGCAGGAATCGGAGCTCCGGAATCTCTACAAGATGGATTCGAAGATCGCCCAGCTTATCGATACTTCGCTTGTTCTTGAGGGACTTACCAGACACGCTTCGACACACGCCGCAGGTGTAGTTATAAGCGAGGAGCCGCTGGTGAATTACGCTCCTCTTTACAAGATACAGGAAGGGCAGATTACCACTGCGTATCCGGCGACCTCCCTCGAGAAGATAGGCCTTCTTAAAATGGATCTCCTGGGGCTTCGCACGCTTACGGTCATAAGCGAGGCGCTCAAGATAATTCGGCGCACAAAAGGCGTTGATCTCGATATCGACGCGATATCGCTCGAAGACCCGAAGACGTATAAACTCCTGGCGAATGCGGAATCCGTCGGCGTTTTTCAGCTCGAATCATCCGGCATGCGAGACCTGCTCAAAAAACTTAAACCCGAGCGGTTCGAGGATATTATAGCGCTCCTCGCGTTATTCCGTCCGGGGCCGATCGGATCCGGCATGCTCGACGATTTTATGAAACGAAAACACGGCGAGGTAAAGATCCGTTATGACCACCCGCTCCTCGAGCCGATCTTGAAAGAGACTAACGGCGTTATCCTATACCAGGAGCAGGTTATGAGGGTCGCTTCGTCGCTGGCCGGATTTTCACTTGCTCAAGCCGACAATCTTCGCCGCGCAATGGCGAAGAAGGTGCCGGAAGTTATGACACAGATGCGGGAATTATTCATAGCCGGCGGCTCTAAGAACCGTATCGACCAGAAGACTTCGGGTAAGATATTCGACCAGATAGAATATTTCGCCGGGTACGGATTTAATAAATCGCACTCGGCCGCGTACGCGCTCGTAAGTTTCAGGACGGCATATCTTAAGGCAAATTTTCCTGTTGAATTCATGACTGCGCTTCTAACAAGCGAAAAAGATAACTTAGACAAGATCGCGCTGTATATAGGCGAAGCGCAGAAGATGGGGATAAAAATACTGCCGCCGGATGCAAATGAAAGCTATGCCAATTTTACGGTGGTGGGGGATTCCATACGATTTGGGCTTTTAGCCATCAAAAACGTAGGCGAGGGCGCGATCGACTCTATAATAAAAATGAGGCAGAGTTCCGGCAAGTTCAAGTCGCTCTACGATTTTACCGAAAAGGTCGATTCACGTCTTGTGAACCGTAAAGTCGTGGAGAGCCTGATCAAGTGCGGGGCGATGGATTCGTTTGGTTTCTACCGCTCTCAGCTTTCAGCGATGATAGATAAAGCGCTTGAGATTGCCGGCGGCATACAAAAGGACCGCGCAAACGGGCAACTCTCATTTTTCGACAAGTTTGAGGACCAGGATAATTTTAAAAAAAGTTACCAGGAAGTGCCGAACATACCGGAATGGCCCGAGAACCAGCTCCTTGCGTTTGAAAAAGAATTGCTTGGATTTTATATAACGAACCATCCGCTGGCGAGATTCGAGAAGATATTGAAGACGTACTCTACATGCCCTACGACAGAATTGAAGAGCTGTGCGGACGGCGCGGAAGTGCTGATAGGCGGCATTATATCTAAAGTTAAATTTACAGTTACGCGCAAGACGAATGAGAAGATGGCGATCGTTTCTCTCGAGGATTTGAATGGCACTGTGGAGGTATTGATATTCCCGGCCACATTCCAGAAGGTGGCGAATCTTGTAAAACAGGACGCGATACTTTTTATAAAAGGGCGGCTTAGTTTGAGAGAGGACGCGCCGAAGATAGTGGCCAACGAGGTCGCTTCCCTGGAATCCGTTAAGATGAAGTATACTAAGGTGGTTAGCATAGACCTTTTGACCGCGGGATTGGAGGCAGGGGCTTTAGAAAAACTCAAAAAAGTACTCGGCAGATACCCTGGCGGCATACCCGTCTATCTTACATTCACCAAACCGGACGGAAAGCGTATGCGCATGAATGCCAATAACACCCTCGCGGTGGAACCGCACGAAGGTCTTGTGCGCGATATCGAAAAGATATTCGGCCGCGATGTGGTAACGTTCAGGACATAG
- a CDS encoding integration host factor subunit beta, whose protein sequence is MTKKDIVMKIAEETGLKQIDVKLVVQKTLDHITNSVAAGKTVELRNFGVFKVKTRKPRIGRNPKTGVTVSIPERKVVTFKSGMIMKARVVK, encoded by the coding sequence ATGACAAAAAAAGACATTGTGATGAAGATAGCCGAAGAGACGGGATTAAAGCAGATAGACGTGAAATTGGTAGTGCAGAAGACGCTCGATCATATCACGAATTCCGTTGCCGCGGGCAAGACGGTGGAATTGCGTAATTTTGGCGTGTTCAAAGTTAAAACGCGCAAGCCCAGGATCGGTAGAAATCCGAAGACCGGAGTTACGGTATCAATACCGGAACGCAAGGTTGTAACGTTTAAATCCGGCATGATAATGAAGGCGAGAGTTGTAAAATAA
- the hisS gene encoding histidine--tRNA ligase, producing MEYKPVKGTADILPPPAGNSELRRAMESISQNVFQKFGYREIRTPVMEEKSLFVKSVGEETDIVTKEMFSFKDRGDREIVLRPEGTAPIVRAYLAANLHKTDTFQKFCYIGPMFRAERPQAGRMRQFHQIGAEAIGSMSPEIDAEVIRLLTALLDAMSIKGYKIKINNLGCKEDKARLSQTLRGILSKDKSALCDDCKKRLEINPLRVLDCKVESCRALVRGVFKDVEFICPKCGEHFKKVLACLKSLGIDYELDPYIVRGLDYYTQTVFEVTHPGLGSQDALGAGGRYDNLISDMGGPELGAAGFALGVERILMVAGKQGADMSLGPVVRVVYVATMGPAAQAKGFELIDSLRSGEWKNVSFNIDYENKSLKAQMREADKMNATMVFIIGDDELTKGGATVKYMKDKNKPQELVRFDAVAQKIRESLN from the coding sequence ATGGAATATAAACCGGTAAAAGGGACAGCAGATATACTACCACCGCCTGCGGGTAATTCGGAACTTCGCCGGGCCATGGAGTCGATTTCTCAAAATGTTTTCCAGAAATTCGGCTACCGCGAAATAAGGACGCCGGTGATGGAAGAGAAGTCCTTATTTGTAAAGTCCGTCGGAGAAGAGACCGACATAGTTACCAAGGAAATGTTCTCTTTCAAAGACCGCGGTGACAGAGAAATAGTTTTACGCCCGGAAGGTACCGCTCCGATAGTCAGGGCGTACCTCGCGGCGAATCTTCATAAAACCGATACCTTTCAGAAGTTCTGTTATATAGGCCCGATGTTCAGGGCTGAAAGGCCGCAGGCCGGACGCATGCGGCAGTTCCATCAGATAGGCGCCGAGGCGATTGGCTCTATGAGTCCGGAAATAGATGCCGAAGTTATCAGATTATTGACCGCGCTTCTCGACGCGATGAGTATAAAAGGTTATAAGATTAAGATCAATAATTTAGGATGCAAAGAGGATAAAGCGCGCCTTTCGCAAACATTGCGGGGAATCCTTTCGAAAGATAAGAGCGCGCTGTGCGATGATTGTAAAAAACGCCTCGAGATAAATCCTTTGCGCGTCCTGGACTGCAAAGTCGAATCGTGCCGCGCCTTGGTAAGGGGCGTTTTTAAAGACGTTGAATTCATATGTCCAAAATGCGGCGAACATTTTAAAAAAGTTTTAGCATGCCTTAAAAGTTTAGGTATAGATTACGAACTGGATCCGTATATAGTGCGGGGGCTCGATTATTATACGCAGACCGTTTTCGAGGTTACGCATCCCGGTCTGGGAAGCCAGGATGCTTTGGGGGCTGGTGGCCGGTACGACAATCTGATAAGCGATATGGGCGGTCCCGAGCTCGGCGCGGCAGGGTTTGCGCTCGGAGTGGAGCGTATCCTGATGGTGGCCGGTAAACAGGGCGCGGATATGTCGCTTGGGCCGGTTGTCCGGGTTGTTTATGTTGCGACTATGGGGCCGGCGGCACAGGCAAAAGGTTTTGAGCTGATCGATTCCTTACGAAGCGGTGAATGGAAAAACGTATCATTCAATATCGATTACGAGAACAAATCTCTCAAGGCTCAAATGAGAGAGGCCGATAAGATGAATGCGACGATGGTTTTTATTATAGGAGATGATGAGTTGACAAAAGGCGGCGCTACTGTAAAATACATGAAAGATAAGAACAAGCCGCAGGAACTTGTGCGGTTTGATGCGGTCGCTCAAAAGATACGGGAGAGTTTAAACTAA
- the aspS gene encoding aspartate--tRNA ligase produces the protein MLRTHTCGELNDKSVGKNVVLCGWVANRRDHGNIIFIDLRDGYGLTQIVFNPQATVEVHGIAEELRAEFVVRIEGPVALRPAGTENPKLKTGLIEVHAEKVSILNKADTPPFEINDNISVTEETRLKYRYLDLRRGTMQKSMRLRHKVCKVARDYFDEKGFVEVETPILTKSTPEGARDYLVPSRVNHGMFYALPQSPQLFKQILMISSFDRYFQIAKCFRDEDLRADRQPEFTQFDIEMSFVTEEDIYALSEGLMKDIFKKSIGYDLRVPFPRLKYSEAMARYGCDKPDTRFALELAEINGLVADSQFKIFQDVLKKGGRIIAINAKGCGGYSRGEIDQLVEFVKEYGAKGLANFKCEGDLLVSPIAKFFTKEELSSIKSRLAAVDADMIFMVADKERVAYEAMAALRKHLGKKLGLIDEKRFDFLWITDFPLFKYNDEEKRWESEHHPFTSVHPDDIKLLETGKDLDKVRSRSYDLVINGTEIGSGSIRIHERKMQELIFKTIGISDEQARLRFGFLLDAFRYGAPPHGGVAFGLDRLMTFLTGCDSIRDVIAFPKTQKAFCPMTSAPSDVETKQLDELGIKIKAE, from the coding sequence ATGCTTCGCACGCATACCTGTGGTGAACTGAATGATAAGTCGGTCGGTAAAAATGTCGTGCTTTGCGGATGGGTGGCCAACCGCCGCGATCACGGCAATATTATTTTTATAGATTTGCGGGACGGTTACGGATTGACACAAATTGTGTTTAATCCACAGGCGACGGTTGAGGTCCACGGGATAGCCGAAGAGCTCAGGGCCGAATTTGTGGTGAGGATCGAGGGGCCGGTTGCTTTGCGTCCCGCCGGGACCGAGAATCCGAAGCTAAAGACTGGCCTCATCGAGGTTCACGCCGAGAAAGTCAGTATACTGAATAAGGCTGACACTCCGCCGTTCGAAATAAACGACAATATATCCGTTACCGAAGAGACGAGGTTGAAATACAGGTACCTTGATTTGAGGCGAGGTACGATGCAGAAAAGTATGCGACTGCGCCACAAAGTATGCAAGGTCGCGCGGGATTATTTCGACGAAAAGGGTTTTGTGGAAGTGGAGACGCCGATACTCACCAAATCGACGCCTGAAGGCGCGAGAGACTACCTGGTACCGTCCAGAGTAAATCACGGGATGTTTTACGCGCTTCCGCAGTCTCCGCAATTATTTAAACAGATATTAATGATATCGTCTTTCGACAGGTATTTTCAGATAGCGAAATGCTTCCGCGATGAAGATCTCAGGGCGGACAGACAGCCGGAGTTTACGCAATTCGACATCGAAATGTCATTCGTCACCGAGGAGGATATATACGCGCTCTCCGAAGGGCTGATGAAGGATATATTTAAAAAATCTATCGGGTATGATCTAAGGGTGCCGTTCCCGAGATTAAAATATTCCGAGGCGATGGCGCGTTACGGATGCGACAAGCCCGATACGCGGTTTGCCCTCGAGTTGGCCGAAATAAACGGTCTGGTTGCCGACAGCCAGTTTAAAATATTCCAGGATGTCCTAAAAAAGGGCGGACGAATAATCGCCATAAACGCGAAAGGCTGTGGTGGATATTCACGCGGAGAGATCGACCAGCTGGTGGAGTTTGTAAAGGAGTACGGCGCGAAGGGGCTTGCCAATTTTAAGTGTGAGGGCGATCTTCTTGTATCCCCCATAGCCAAATTTTTCACAAAAGAAGAACTCTCTTCGATAAAATCCCGCCTCGCGGCAGTCGACGCCGACATGATCTTTATGGTCGCCGATAAAGAGAGGGTTGCGTATGAGGCGATGGCCGCATTGCGCAAACATCTCGGTAAGAAGCTTGGCCTGATCGATGAGAAACGGTTCGATTTTCTGTGGATTACCGATTTCCCGTTATTTAAATATAACGACGAAGAAAAACGGTGGGAGTCCGAGCACCACCCGTTCACGTCCGTCCATCCCGACGATATCAAGCTTCTTGAGACCGGCAAAGACCTGGACAAAGTCCGCTCTAGGTCTTACGACCTTGTGATAAACGGCACCGAGATTGGTTCGGGTAGTATAAGGATACATGAGCGTAAGATGCAGGAGCTTATATTTAAAACTATAGGTATAAGCGATGAACAGGCGCGTCTGAGGTTTGGCTTTTTGCTCGACGCATTCCGGTACGGCGCGCCTCCGCACGGCGGCGTTGCCTTCGGGCTCGACCGGCTCATGACCTTCCTGACCGGTTGCGATTCGATACGGGATGTTATCGCGTTTCCTAAAACGCAGAAGGCGTTTTGCCCGATGACGAGCGCTCCGTCCGATGTCGAGACAAAGCAGTTAGACGAATTGGGAATAAAGATAAAGGCAGAATAA
- the ybeY gene encoding rRNA maturation RNase YbeY produces the protein MGKVRVINLHVSYRVNERLVKKIAAHILKLCGARGRMEIDLVFLSNKQIRPLNKKYKGEDSSTDVLSFELGEEAPGTRRLGEIIVSIDKARKNSEIYGNDIKKEFVLYVIHGILHLTGYDDLSAKQRSRMEARQEEVLDIICKREDLSKVLTPR, from the coding sequence GTGGGAAAAGTACGCGTAATAAATCTCCACGTTTCTTACCGCGTAAATGAGCGTCTCGTAAAAAAGATAGCGGCGCATATTTTAAAACTTTGCGGCGCTCGCGGCAGGATGGAGATAGATCTGGTTTTTTTATCCAACAAACAAATTCGCCCGCTCAATAAGAAGTATAAAGGCGAAGACTCTTCGACGGATGTATTGAGTTTTGAATTGGGTGAAGAGGCGCCGGGAACCAGGCGCCTGGGCGAGATAATAGTATCTATCGATAAGGCCAGGAAAAATTCCGAAATATACGGTAACGATATTAAAAAAGAATTCGTACTGTATGTCATACATGGCATTCTCCATTTGACAGGTTACGATGATCTATCCGCGAAGCAGAGATCCCGGATGGAGGCGCGACAGGAAGAGGTGCTGGATATCATATGCAAGAGAGAAGACTTGTCGAAAGTTTTAACGCCGCGGTAG
- a CDS encoding diacylglycerol kinase, whose translation MQERRLVESFNAAVEGFVYVLKTERNMRIHFLTALFFILLGIYLNFTYLELLALCITITLVLAAEMLNTAIELTVDLVKSEFHPIARVIKDVSAGAVLLTSVNAAIVGYMLFLSKLPFNVSAAMENVRRSPWHITFITLILVFGSVVIGKMLSRKGTPLRGGMPSGHAAIAFSIWTIIMFLADNSIVIVLSFLMALLIARHRIKDSIHTIWEVVAGSILGALLTILVFQVFR comes from the coding sequence ATGCAAGAGAGAAGACTTGTCGAAAGTTTTAACGCCGCGGTAGAGGGGTTCGTATACGTTCTGAAGACGGAACGTAATATGCGCATCCATTTTTTGACGGCCCTCTTTTTTATATTATTAGGTATCTATCTTAATTTTACCTACCTTGAGCTTTTAGCGCTCTGCATTACTATTACGCTCGTTCTTGCCGCCGAAATGCTTAATACCGCCATAGAACTTACCGTCGATCTGGTAAAAAGCGAATTTCATCCGATAGCGAGAGTGATCAAGGATGTGTCTGCCGGGGCAGTGCTATTAACTTCCGTAAACGCCGCAATAGTGGGGTATATGCTTTTTTTGAGCAAACTTCCCTTTAATGTCAGCGCGGCGATGGAAAACGTGCGCCGGTCGCCATGGCACATAACGTTTATAACGCTCATACTGGTGTTTGGGTCTGTTGTTATCGGGAAAATGTTGTCTCGTAAAGGCACGCCGCTTCGAGGCGGTATGCCGTCGGGGCACGCGGCCATAGCGTTCTCGATATGGACGATAATAATGTTCCTCGCCGATAATTCGATAGTCATAGTCCTCTCGTTCCTCATGGCGCTCCTGATAGCCAGGCACAGGATAAAAGATTCCATCCATACGATATGGGAAGTGGTTGCCGGTAGTATCCTTGGAGCTCTCCTTACTATTCTTGTATTCCAGGTGTTTCGATAA
- the recO gene encoding DNA repair protein RecO, producing the protein MAIQKTEGILLRRQDLRETSLILTFYTRDFGKIKGIVRGVRGSRPGTIGGASMEIFALDDIVFYERRKSDIFTISQCDLLDFFAPVRESLEKTAYAAYLIELIDSITALGDKSAEAFELLLNSLRLLGGDVSTKRVVRIFEIKLLNILGLMPTLSSCTACGGEVDSVARFSLRNGGLICKKCLSSDRDARPILQGTVKFIEHIRALPFERVARIKVTSEVGHELERTLRRFLDYHIERRLKTVEFLKVIDR; encoded by the coding sequence ATGGCCATCCAGAAGACCGAAGGTATACTTTTAAGGCGGCAAGACCTTCGCGAGACAAGTCTTATACTCACTTTCTATACCCGCGATTTCGGCAAAATAAAAGGTATAGTCAGAGGTGTCAGGGGCTCTCGTCCGGGCACTATCGGTGGAGCAAGTATGGAGATATTTGCGCTCGATGACATAGTTTTCTACGAGCGCCGTAAGAGCGACATATTTACCATATCGCAATGTGACCTCCTCGATTTTTTCGCGCCCGTGCGGGAATCTTTAGAGAAGACGGCGTATGCGGCATATCTTATCGAACTTATTGATTCCATAACGGCTCTCGGGGACAAGAGCGCTGAGGCGTTCGAACTTCTACTTAATAGTCTGCGGCTCCTGGGTGGTGATGTCAGCACGAAAAGGGTCGTCAGGATATTCGAGATAAAATTACTCAATATACTGGGGCTTATGCCGACTCTGAGTTCTTGTACCGCGTGCGGTGGGGAAGTGGATAGCGTCGCGCGGTTCAGTTTGCGTAACGGCGGGCTCATCTGTAAGAAGTGCTTGTCCTCGGATCGTGATGCGCGGCCGATCCTCCAGGGGACGGTGAAATTTATTGAGCATATACGCGCGCTTCCGTTCGAGCGCGTTGCGCGGATAAAAGTTACCTCGGAGGTGGGTCACGAACTCGAGCGCACCCTGCGCAGGTTCCTCGATTATCATATCGAGCGCCGCCTCAAGACGGTAGAATTTTTAAAAGTTATCGATAGATAA